From one Streptomyces chromofuscus genomic stretch:
- a CDS encoding MFS transporter, which yields MSGTTTAAVGLRRRAAGAGANRWVVLVVLCTSLLLVAVDATVLHVAVPAVTEDLKPSAIELLWIVDTYPLVCAALLILFGTLGDRVGRRRILLLGYALFGVASALAAVAHDPQVLILARALLGVGGAMIMPATLSILRQVFPDRRERALAIGIWSAVAAVGAAVGPLLGGFLLEHYWWGSVFLVNIPLMLVSLPVGRMLLPESTGSGDGPWDVLGALMAAAGLFGTVLAVKRLGGGEPAGSVLTVVPLVAGLALLALFVRRQRRRRHPLVDLRMFARPAFSTSVGCIVLAMLALVGLELIAAQYLQLVLGLSPLQTGLRLVPLTVAAMAAGLFGARMLRRFGPRRMVCAGFCLTALAVVVLTAMGREDNAPLMLAGFVLLGFGLETTLFGAYESMLSEAPPEQAGGAAAIGETSYQLGAGIGIALLGSVMNAAYTPGLSAVPGVPASASAAAGHSLGEAYDVAGELGGPAGVALRRAARDSFVHGLHATLLVSAGLLLLGAVMALRLPRVMQCEADVAVEVPSPRAGAGSAGHAPAVRLRSEVDVARRG from the coding sequence ATGTCCGGGACGACCACGGCTGCCGTCGGGCTGCGCCGTCGGGCGGCCGGGGCCGGTGCCAACCGCTGGGTCGTCCTCGTGGTCCTCTGCACCAGCCTGCTGCTGGTCGCGGTCGACGCGACGGTGCTGCACGTGGCGGTGCCCGCCGTCACCGAGGACCTCAAGCCCAGCGCGATAGAACTGCTCTGGATCGTCGACACCTACCCGCTCGTCTGCGCCGCGCTGCTGATCCTCTTCGGCACCCTCGGCGACCGGGTGGGCCGCAGACGGATCCTGCTGCTCGGGTACGCCCTGTTCGGCGTCGCCTCCGCCCTGGCCGCCGTCGCCCATGATCCGCAGGTGCTGATCCTGGCGCGGGCGCTGCTCGGTGTCGGCGGCGCGATGATCATGCCCGCGACGCTGTCGATCCTGCGCCAGGTCTTCCCCGACCGGCGTGAACGGGCGCTCGCCATCGGCATCTGGAGTGCGGTGGCCGCGGTCGGCGCGGCGGTCGGGCCGCTGCTCGGCGGTTTCCTCCTGGAGCACTACTGGTGGGGGTCGGTGTTCCTGGTCAACATCCCGTTGATGCTGGTCAGCCTGCCGGTGGGGCGCATGCTGCTGCCCGAGTCGACGGGCAGCGGGGACGGTCCCTGGGACGTACTCGGCGCGCTGATGGCCGCGGCCGGGCTGTTCGGGACGGTGCTCGCGGTGAAGCGGCTGGGCGGCGGGGAGCCGGCCGGCAGTGTGCTCACCGTGGTGCCGCTCGTGGCGGGCCTGGCACTGCTCGCGCTGTTCGTACGGCGGCAGCGGCGGCGCAGGCATCCCCTGGTGGACCTGCGGATGTTCGCGCGGCCGGCGTTCAGTACGTCGGTCGGGTGCATCGTGCTGGCGATGCTCGCCCTGGTGGGGCTGGAGCTGATCGCCGCGCAGTACCTGCAGCTGGTGCTCGGGCTGTCGCCGCTGCAGACGGGGCTCAGGCTGGTGCCGCTGACCGTGGCGGCGATGGCGGCCGGGCTGTTCGGGGCGCGGATGCTGCGCCGGTTCGGGCCGCGGCGAATGGTCTGCGCGGGTTTCTGCCTGACCGCGCTGGCGGTCGTGGTGCTGACGGCGATGGGGCGGGAGGACAACGCCCCGCTGATGCTGGCCGGGTTCGTGCTGCTGGGATTCGGGCTGGAGACGACGCTGTTCGGGGCGTACGAGTCCATGCTGAGCGAGGCGCCGCCGGAGCAGGCCGGGGGCGCGGCGGCGATCGGTGAGACGTCGTACCAGCTCGGGGCGGGGATCGGCATCGCGCTGCTGGGCAGCGTCATGAACGCGGCGTACACGCCCGGGTTGTCCGCCGTGCCGGGCGTGCCGGCTTCGGCTTCGGCGGCCGCCGGGCACTCGCTGGGCGAGGCGTACGACGTGGCCGGGGAGCTCGGCGGGCCCGCGGGAGTCGCCCTGCGGCGGGCGGCCCGGGACAGCTTCGTGCACGGGCTGCACGCGACGCTGCTGGTGAGCGCGGGGTTGCTGCTTCTGGGGGCGGTGATGGCTCTGCGATTGCCCCGGGTGATGCAGTGTGAGGCCGACGTGGCTGTCGAGGTGCCGTCGCCTCGTGCCGGTGCCGGGTCCGCCGGCCACGCACCAGCCGTGCGCCTGCGTTCGGAGGTGGACGTCGCCCGCCGGGGTTGA